Part of the Bifidobacterium crudilactis genome is shown below.
CTACGACAAGCGTCAGCCCTTCGGGTCGGACTTCCTGTGCATCGTTCATGACCGTTCCAACGCCTCCTGCTGGGCCTGCTGCAATTCCCTGTTGCCCTTGGTCGCCAGATCGAGCAGAATATTCAGCTCTTCGCGGTTGAAGGGCCTGTGCTCTGCGGTCCCCTGAATCTCGATGAATGCGCCTGAGCCCGTCATGGCGACGTTCATATCGGTCATGGCTTTGCTGTCCTCGACATATGGCAGGTCGAGCATGGGCGTCCCATCAATCACACCGACCGACACGGCCGACACGGCCTCTTTGAGCACCTTGTGCTTGTCCTTGATGTGGTGATGCTGCTGCGCCCAGTCCAACGCATCCGCGAGTGCCACATACGCACCGGTGATGGATGCGGTACGGGTGCCTCCATCCGCCTGCAGCACATCGCAATCGATTTGAATCTGATTCGCCCCCAGCGCCTTCATATCAACGACGCCGCGCAGGCAACGACCGACCAGACGACTGATTTCATGCGTCCTGCCGCCGATTTTGCCCTTCACCGATTCCCTGTCCGTACGCTGCGATGTGGCACGTGGCAGCATGGCATATTCCGCGGTGACCCATCCAAGACCGGATTCCCGGCGCCACCTCGGCAAGGTGGGGGTGAACGAAGCCGTGCACATCACCCTGGTATTGCCGCATTCGATAAGCACCGAACCCTCGGGGGCATCGGTCCAATGGCGGGTTATCCGTACCGGACGCAGCTCGTCCGTCGCACGACCGTCAGCACGCATCGTCTTTCCGCCTTCCAACATGTCTTTGATCTGCACCATGCAATCACAGCCTTTCATCCGTATCCCCGACGCTAACCGCAAAAGAAGACAAGCGAGCGCATCGAACTCGCATGCCGCACACCGAAGATACCGGCATGCAGACCTGCTTCCATCTTTTAGAACTCAGAGCCCCACAGCTGCCTCGCAAGCTCTGCCTCGCAGCACGAGTTGCAACAACCGACGTCTGTGCATGCGCTGTGGTCTCACATGGCCGTCAGCGGAGTGCGTTTCGGCAGGATGCGGTCGATGAGGAAAAGCACCAGCGCAAGCACGAAGAACGCGCCGAGATATTCCACGCAATTCAGAGCGGTCCTCTGCCATCCCAGGGCCTGAAGGTCTATGAATCCGTATGGATAGGGGTTGCCTGACGCACCAGGTCCCGAATGCGGCCATATCTGCGCACGAATCAGTACGAAAGCCAGATAGAAGGGGAAATATATC
Proteins encoded:
- the rph gene encoding ribonuclease PH — protein: MVQIKDMLEGGKTMRADGRATDELRPVRITRHWTDAPEGSVLIECGNTRVMCTASFTPTLPRWRRESGLGWVTAEYAMLPRATSQRTDRESVKGKIGGRTHEISRLVGRCLRGVVDMKALGANQIQIDCDVLQADGGTRTASITGAYVALADALDWAQQHHHIKDKHKVLKEAVSAVSVGVIDGTPMLDLPYVEDSKAMTDMNVAMTGSGAFIEIQGTAEHRPFNREELNILLDLATKGNRELQQAQQEALERS